ATTCCAAATGATTAGAGAAAAAGTCTACCTCCAGTCCGCGGCGGGCCACAAGCGAAAACCCCACTAAAACCACCGCAACCACAAGACCATGGGCAACAACTACTTACGCGAAGTCCCCCGCCGATCGCCCGCCGTCGCCGCCATATCAATTAGCTGCTCTTATTTTATGTATTCATACATTGCGTTTGACTAATATTGAGTGGCCCAGTAGACTTAGATGGCCGATGAATAGTTAGCCAAAATTGAGGTGTGGGTCACGATGATAAGGCAGTGTAATACTACCGCGGCGCCGCCCGCGGACCGGGATGCGGATCGCCAGGATCTGGGGATCCAGAGCCTCCGGTCCGATCAGGTGTTCGCCAGTATGCCGCAATACCTCGTGGAGCGGGACGCCAGCCGCTGCATCCGGTGCCTGGTGTGTGTGCGCCAATGTCCTTATGAGGCAACGTTTTACGACGCCCAGACCAACGAGGTCACCAACCGCCATCAGAACTGCGTGATGTGCCGGCGGTGCGAGGCCATGTGCCCCACCAACTGCATCCAGATCCGCCAGTTCGGCAGCGGCTTCCGCGCCAACGAGCACTGGAAGGAAAAGCACATCCGAGGCATCTATAAGCAAGCCGACACCGGCGGCGTCCTGCTGACCGGCTCGGGCAACGACCAGTACTACAACACCTATTTCGATCGCATGGTGATCGACGCCTCGCAGGTGACCAACCCGTCCATCGACCCGCTCCGCGAGCCGATGGAGCTGCGGACCTTCATCGGCCGCAAGCCCGAACGCTACGACCCAGCCAAGGGCGGCAACGGCCAGGCCAAGGAGTATCCCAACATCGCCTGCGACCTGCCGATCATCTTCGCCCCCATGAGCTTCGGCTCGATCAGCTACAACCTCCAACATGGGCTGGCCATCGCAGCCGGCAAGTTGGGAACGTACTTCAACACGGGTGAAGGCGGACTTCACCCCAATTTCCATCAATACAGCAAGCGGGCGATCGTGCAGGTGGCCTCCGGACGTTTCGGCGTCTCAGCCGAATACCTGCGGTCCGCCGCCGCCGCCGAAATTAAGATCGGCCAGGGGGCCAAGCCGGGCATCGGCGGCCACCTGCCGGGCGAAAAAGTCACCGCCGAAATCTCGCGCACCCGCATGATCCCCGAAGGCTCCGACGCCATCAGCCCGGCCCCGCAGCACGACATCTACAGCATCGAGGACCTGCGGCTGCTGATCTACGCGATCAAGGAAGCCACCGAATACACCATCCCCGTCTCGGTAAAGATCGCCGCCGTCCACAACGTCGCGGCGATCGCCAGCGGAATCGTCCGGGCCGGCGCCGACATCGTGGTCGTCGACGGATTCCGCGGCGGCACCGGCGCCGCCCCGGCCATCATCCGCGACCACGTGGGAATCCCCGTCGAGGTCGCCCTCGCCGCCGTCGATCAGCGACTCCGCGACGAAGGCATCCGCCACTGCGCGTCGATCATCGGCGCGGGCGGGTTCCGAAGCTCAGCCGACATCGTCAAGGCGATCGCCCTGGGCGCCGACGCCGTCTACATCGGCACCGCGGTGCTCCTGTCCGTCGGCTGTACGCTCTGCCAGCAGTGCCATCGCGGAAAGTGCTCCTGGGGAATCACGACCAACCGGGCCGACCTGCTGCCGAGGCTGCCCGCCGACGTGGCAGCCGAGCGGGTCATGAACCTCCTGCACGCATGGTCCCACGAAATCAAGGAAATGCTCGGACTGATGGGCCTCAACTCGCTCGAGTCGCTGCGCGGCAACCGCCTCAAACTGCGCGCGGTGGGCATGACCGATGAGGAGGCCCGGATACTCGGCATCAAGCACGCCGGGGAGGCATAGACGATGAAGGTGGTTTACGCCATTACCGAACGGTGCATCAACTGCCATCTGTGCGAGGTGGCCTGCACGACGGAGCATTCGCGGACCAAAAACCCGGTCAGCGCCTACCACGTCGAGGGCCAGCGGTTCAACTGGCGGGAGTCGGCGCCGTATCCGGACCCAGCCGAGGCCAGGGACGCGGGCCGGCCCGCCCCCAAGTCGCGCTGCCGCGTCCTCCAGGACGGCTACCGGGTGATCTCGACGATGTGCCGACACTGCGAAGTCCCTTCGTGCGTGCTCGCGTGCAAGAACGGTTCGCTCTACAAGGACGCGACCGGCCGGGTGTGCGTCGACGAGGAAAAATGTGTCGGCTGCTGGATGTGCATCATGGCGTGCCCGTATGGCGTGATCACGCGGAACGTGGACCGGCAAAACGTGCCGCAGGTCGAGAACAACGGGATCAACCACCACTGCGACCTGTGCCCCGACCGCAACGAACCGGCCTGCGTGCGGGTCTGCCCCACCAGGGCCCTGGTGTACGAAGAGCGATAGCGCCGCCCCAAGACGGAGAACGGACCATGCGATACGTGATTGTCGGCAACTCTTTCGCGGGAACCTTCGCGATCGAAGCCATCCGCAGCATCGACCGCCAGGGCGAGATCGTGCTCATCGGCGACGAGCCCGAGCGGCTCTACAGCCGCGCGATGATCCACGAGTACCTGGCCGGCGTGGTCGACGAGTCAAAGATGTTCCTCCGCGACCGGGCGTTCCACTCGCGGCTCGACGTGACGGCCCTCTCCGGCCAGCGGGCCGAAAAGCTGCTGCCCGAGAGCCACGAGATCGTGGTCGACGGCGAGAAGATGGTCTACAACAAGCTGCTGCTGGCCGTCGGCGGCTCGCCGTTCGTTCCGCCTGGGATCGAGGGATTGGATGCGTTCAAGGACTGCGTCTTCGGGTTCACGAGGATGGCGGACGCCGCGGGACTGTCCCGCCGAGCCCAGGAGGCCCGTCGCGTGGTGGTCCTCGGCGCCGGGCTGATCGGCATGCAGGCGGCTGAGGCGTTCGCCCACCTCGGCAAGCAGGTGACGGTGGTCGAGCTGGCCAACCAGGTCCTGCCGCTGGCGACCGACGACCTGGCCGCCGAGATGCTCCAGACCGAGATGCAGGAGGAAGGCGTGCAATTCCGCACGGGCAACAGCGTGACCGCCCTGCTCGGCGAAAACGGCGTCCTGCGGGCGGTCAAGCTCCGCAGCGGCGAGGAGATCGAGGCGGAGCTCTTCGTCATCGCGGTGGGCGTCCGGCCCAACGTCGGATGGCTGCGCGACAGCGGCCTGGTGATCGACCGCGGCATCGTGGTCGACGAGCACCTGCAGACGAATCTCGAAGACGTCTACGCCGCGGGCGATTGCGCCCAGGGCCTGGAACTGATCAGCGGCTCGCGGATGGTGCTGGCGACGATCCCGGTGGCGTCGGAACAGGGACTGACCGCCGGCTACAACATGGCGGGCATGGAGGCCGAGTACCGCGGCGGAATCCCGCTCAACGCCCTGCAGTTCGGCCGCCTCCAGATGGTCAGCTACGGCTACGTGCGGGAAAAAGACGGCCAGGAAGTGGTCAGCCTGCTCGACGAGGACAAGCGGGTCTACAAGAAGATCGTGCTCGAGGACGGCCGGATCACCGGAACCCTGTTCGTGCGGGCAATCGACCGGGCGGGCGTCTTCCGCAGGCTGATCGAGGACAAGGTGGATGTCTCGGCCTTCACCTCCAAGCTGCTCTCGGACGAGTTTGGCGCCGCGGCACTGCCGGAGGAAATCCGCCGCGAAATGTTCGAAAAGCCTCAAAGCCGGATCGCCGTCCGGCGACCCGAACCGCAGGAGGCCTGATAGGCCGCAGGACTGAAAGTTGGAGACGATGCGATGAGCCGCGAACAATTTGTCAGACGACCGGAAAGCTACGGCAAGGATATCTCAGCGTGCGGTGTGATCGGGCTGATCAACCACGACGGACGGCGGGTGGACGGGTCGCTGATCACCAGGGCGATGCGCAACATGCGCGACCGCGGCAACGGTTTGGGCGGCGGGTTCGCAGCGTACGGCATCTACCCGTCGATGAAGGACCTCTACGCCCTCCACGTGATGTACGACGCCAAAAGCGACGCCCGCGACCTGGAAACCCTCCTGGACGGCTGCCTGCAGATCCACCAGGCCGAGGAAATTCCAATCTTCGAGACCAAGAAGATCGGCAGCCACCCCTACTTCAAGCGCTACTTCGTCAGCCCGCCCGCCAATCGGCCCGCGGACGACGGCGACGACGACTACATGGTCTCGCTGGTGATGCAGGTGAACACGCAGACCCAGCACGCCTACATCATCTCAAGCGGCAAGAACATGGGCGTCTTCAAAGGCGTCGGATTCCCGGAAGACCTCTCCGAGTTCTTCCGGCTGGACGAGTATGAAGGGTACATCTGGACCGCGCACAACCGGTTTCCGACCAACACGCCCGGCTGGTGGGGCGGGGCCCATCCGTTCGCCCTGCTGGACTGGTCGATCGTGCACAACGGCGAAATCTCCAGCTACGGGACCAACCGCCGGTACCTGGAGATGTTCGGCTACAAGTGCACGCTCCAGACCGACACCGAGGTGGTCGCCTACCTGATGGACCTGCTGGTCCGCCGACACAAGCTGAGCTTCGAACAGGCCGCCGCGGTCTTCGCTCCGCCGTTCTGGAAGGACATCGACGAGATGGACGAAAAGGAGCGCCGCATCCAGACCAACCTGCGGATGGTCTACGCGTCGGCGGCGCTGAACGGGCCGTTCGCGTTTCTCCTGGCCTGGTCCGACGGGATGATCGGGTTGAACGACCGCGTCAAGCTCCGCCCGCTGCTGGTCGGCACCCGGAAGAACACGACGTACATGTCGTCGGAAGAGGCGGCGATCCGCGAGATATGCCCGGACCTGGATCGGGTCTGGGCCCCGCAGGCGGGCCGCCCGATCGTGCGGCGGCTGGACGATGACCCGGTCAGGGCGATTGCGGAGTAACCACCAATGTCCATCACCATCGACGCCAGGGGCGTATACTATCGACAGCTCAACGAGCGGGTGCGCGAGGCAATCCGCAGCGGCGAAACCTCCATCCGCATCTTCAACGTGACCGGCCAGCGGTACATCGGCGGCGGCCTCCAGTCGCCGCAGGTGACGATCACCGTCGAGGGCGTGCCGGGCGAGAACATGGCGGCCTTCATGGCCGGCCCGCGAATCGAGGTCTTCGGCAACGCCCAGGACGGCGTGGGTAACACCATGAACGACGGTCAGGTCATCGTCCACGGTCTGGCCGGCGACGTGGTCGGCTACGGAATGCGCGGCGGAAAGGTCTTCATCCGCGACGACGTGGGCTACCGCGTGGGCATTCACATGAAGGGATTCATGGACAAGCAGCCGGCCCTGGTGATCGGCGGCTGCGCGGGCGACTTCTTCGGCGAGTACCAGGCCGGAGGGTGCCTGGTCCTGCTGGGTCTGCGCGGCGAGGGACGCGCGAGCGTGGTCGGCGACTACTGCGCGACCGGGATGCACGGCGGCGTGATGTACATCCGCGGCGCCCTGCGGGAAAGCTACCTCGGCAAGGAGGTCAAGCGATTCGAGATGGAGGACCAGGACGCCGCCCGGCTGCGCAGCGTGCTCGAGGACTTCGGTTCGACCTTCCAGATCGACGAGGACCTCATGGACTTCGGCCGCTACCACAAGATCATTCCCGTCAGCGCCCGGCCCTACGGGCAGCTCTACGCCTACTAACATGGAGGAACGCATGCGGTTCGCCTTTGCGGTCAGGAAACTGGACGGCCAGTTGAATGAAGCCATCGAACAGATCGGGCAATGCCAGCGGTTGTACCAGAAGGACGGCATCCATGAGCCGGCCCTGGCGGCGTCGCTCCAAGCGACCAGGGAAAGCCTCGAGAGCCTGCGGCGGTCCCTGTCGGGCATCGTCGCGGCCAATGAGCGCAAGTTCGACATGATCGCGTACCTGACCGAAGCCCTGAAAATGGAGCACGGAACGGTCAGCGAACTCCAGAGCTGCCTGCGCGTCATGCCGGAAAGCCCCGTGCGCGAAACCCTCCACCGGATGCTGCTCGAAGAAAAACAGCACGAAGAAGCACTGGTCAAGCGGATCGTCGACCTCGGCGGCGAGCCGCGGGTCGACCTCGAAATCCCCCCGCGGCCCACCAGCCTGTCGATCGCCGATCTGCTCGACCAGCACCGCCAACGCGAACTGGCCACCCAGCGGCATTACGAACTGGGCCTTTCGCGATTCGAGGAGCCGGAATTCCAGTGGATTCTGGGCCAGTTGAACATCGAGGAAAAAGAACACCTGAAAAAACTTGACGAACTGCTTGGCCATGTGGTACAAAAAGATGAGACGGCGGCATTGGTCCCGCACGAGCTGCGGGAAATCACGTGGGTGGACCCGTATATGGGCGAACCCGGTGAGCGGCCTTGGATTGAGTAAGGGCCATTAATAATTTGTAGTTCCGAGAGGACATAGACCTCCTCTTTTCTCAGTGTTTCGATGGGAGGGGCAAGGCATCCGCCTTGCCCCCCGCTTTTTTTACGGACAAGCGGTTGGATCGCCCGGGGAATCCTCAATCTTAACTTATAGTTATGGCCTTTGAGTGATATACCTCCTGCCTCAAAGTCCTCGCCGGTCCCTTGCACCATCGCGGAAAACTCTTGCCTTTGTCGCCGGGAACCGGTATCCATGGATCCATATTGTTAACAGTTAACAATATGATGATATGACAAATCAGCGGAGATACGGACGATGGCCAGAGTGCGAGCGGAAGAGCTGAGTAAGGTGCAAAAATGGGCGAAAGCGGTCACGGGAGCGGGCCGGATACAGCCGTTCGTGCGGATCGAATGCCGCAAGCAGGGGTTCGGGTCGCTGCAGTGGGGTCGGTCGATCATGCCGGGCCCGCTTCGGCTGGCGGGCAAGGAATATGACGCGGGGCTTGGGACGCACGCGGACAGCGAGCTGGTGGTTCGGAGTTCGGCTCCGATTCGACGTTTTTCAGCCGTGGCGGGCATTGACGACAATGCGCTGACGCGGGTAAACGACATTCGGATGGCGTTTTCGGTGGAGGCGGGCGGCAAGAAGGTCTGGTCAGCCGGGCCGCTGAAGGTCTCGGACGCACCGGCGCGGGTGGAGGTCGCGTTGGACGGGGCGCGGGAGTTCGTACTGAAGGTCCGGGAGGTCAACGGGGTGCTGCACGCCGCGCACGCGAACTGGTGCGCCGCGAAGGTGGAGACGGTGGACGGGACGGTGATCGAGTTGGGTCGTCCGTCGGCTGAGTGGCTCTATCAGGACGCGCCGGTGGATTTCCGGTACGGCGGGAAGCCGGCGGCGAACCTGCTGGGCGCGTGGGAGAAGCGGGTTGAGACTCGCGAGGCGGGTGACGGGGTGACGGTGTGCGAGACGCGTTGGCGGGATCCGGAGACGGGTCTGGAGTGCGTGCTGGAGATGAAGCATTTCGCCGATTTCGCGGCGGCGGAATGGGTGTGGCGGTTCAGGAACGGCGGTGGGAAGGACACGCCGATATTGGAGGACATCCGTGGCTTGGACGTGACGTGGCCGATGGGCGCGGCGCCGACGGTGCGGTATTCGCAGGGCTCGCTGTGCCGGATCGACGATTTCATCCTCAACGAGGAGACGATCGAGACGGGCAAGGCGCGGGAGTTCGTTACTGGCGGCGGGCGGTCGTCGCAGGCGGTGTTGCCGTTTTTCAATCTGATGGGCAAGGACGAAGGGCTGATCGTGGGCGTCGGCTGGACGGGTCAGTGGGCAAGCCGGTTCAGTTTTGACGGCTGCCTGGTCCGTGTCGAGGCGGGCATGGAGCGGACGCACCTGACGCTGCATCCGGGCGAGGAGATTCGGACGCCGCGGATGCTGATTCTGTACTGGCAAGGCGAGTCGATGCGCGGGCACAACGAGCTTCGGCAGTTCATTTTGAAGTACCACACGTACCGTCCGGACGGCAGGACGATTCCGGCTCCGATCACGACGTCGACGTGGGGCGGGATGAAATCGTCGTGCCACCTGGATCGGATCGCGGTGATGAAGGAGCACGGGCTGGATCACGATTACTACTGGATCGACGCGGGCTGGTACGGCCCGGCGGACAGCTACTCGCCGGATGAGTTCGAGGGCGACTGGTACAAGCACGTTGGGAACTGGTCGGTGAATCCGGCTGCGCATCCGAACGGTCTGCGTCCGCTGAGCGACGCGGCGAAGGACGCGGGGATGAAGTTCCTGCTGTGGTTCGAGCCGGAACGGGCGATTTGGGGCACTCCGTTGACCCAGGAGCATCCGGAGTGGTTCCTGGGCGAGAAGAAGGAGCTGATGACGGTTCTGCTGAATTTGGGCATTCCCGAGGCCCGGCGGTGGATCACCGATCTGATCGTGAGCAAGATCGAGGAGTTCGGCGTCGACTGTTACCGTCAGGACTTCAACATGGACCCGCTGGCGTTCTGGCGGTCGAACGACGCGCCGGACCGGGTGGGGATGACGGAGATTCGGCACATCGAGGGGCTGTATGAGTTCTGGGACGCGCTGCTGGCGCGGTGTCCGGGCCTGATCATCGACAACTGCGCGAGCGGCGGCCGTCGGATCGACCTGGAGACGATCGGACGGAGCATTCCGCTGTGGCGAAGCGACGTTCAGTGCTGGCCGAGCTTCGATACGACGGCGAGCCAGGTGCACACGCACGGGTTGGCGCACTGGGTACCGTGCAGCACGACGGGCGCGCAGATGCGTCCGGGCGACACGTACAACTTCCGCAGCGCGATGTGCACGGGGATTCAATTTCCGCTTTTTTCGTACGAGAAGAATCCGATCGATCCGAACTATCCGTGGGCGTGGCACCGGGAGCGGCTGGCGGAGATGCGGCGTGCGATTCCGTACTACTTCGGCGACTACTATCCGCTGACGGCGTGCTCGGTGTCGGCGGAGTTGTGGATGGCGTACCAGATGCACCGCGAGGATTTGGGCGAGGGGATTTTCGTGGCGTTCCGGCGTGAGAAGAGCCCGTTCCTGGCGGCGCGGTTCCCGCTGAGGGGTCTGGAGGCGAAGGCGACATACGCGTTCGAGGACGTGGACACCGGGCAGGTGGTCGAGCTTGGCGGAGAAGAGCTGATGACCGAGGGCCTGGAGACGCGGATGGACCGGCCGCGGGAGAGCCGGTTGATGTTCTACCGGAGGAAGTAGGCGGTACGGCCGGCGTAGCGTTTGCCACAAAATGGGGCATTCGGGCGGGTGGAACAGGAGACGGCTTTTGGGAGCAGGAACCACTTCTTGCGATCTGTCACACCGCCGCAGATCGTGATTGCCATAGGTCGCGGTGCGAGCTATCTCTATTGCCGACCGGAGTGGCGTCAGGGTGGACAGCCAGGTCGCACGCTGACGGCAACGGCGCGCCAGGTCGCAAAGAAAACGTGTGTTTTTGCGGGCGAAGACACACCCTACCGTCTGGATTCCCGTCTGCGCGGGGACGACACACAATGACGCGGCGATCCAGATGTGGAGGCATCACGGAAAGCTGATGGCGCCCCTTCTGGAAGCCGCATGCAATGACGGGCGTTTTGCACATGGAACTGCGTGGCGGGTTGGAGTCTTGTTATTCGGGCAGGTGGATGATTTCGGCTGAGGGTTGATCGGGCGAGGCGATCCGCAGGATGCCGACGGTGATGGGCAGCTTGAAGCGTTTGGGTCCGGCGCTGCCGGGATTGAAGTAGAGGACGCTGCCTTTGCGTTGGACGGCGGGCCGGTGGGAATGGCCGTAGATGACGACGTCGAGGCGCAACTCGGCTGGGTCGAGTGCCATATGGTCGAGGTCGTGGATGGGGTAGATGCGCAGGCCGGCGAGTTCGATCAGTTCGTGCGGGCGGAGGTTGGCGGCCCACGGGCCGCGGTCGGTATTGCCGCGAACGGCGGTGACGGGAGCGATCCGCCGGAGCTCGGCCAGGACGTCGGGCGAACCGACGTCGCCCGCGTGGATGACGTGCTCGACGCCGCGAAGGGCGTCGAGGGCCCGCGGGCGGAGCAGGCCGTGCGTATCGGAGATGACGCCGATGATCGTCCGGGCCGAATCCGTCATCCGCGGTCCATCGCCCCTACTTGAAGGTGATCTTGAGCGTCGCGATGGCGTGCGGGGCGAGTTTGACGTTGATTGCGCCCTGGACCACGCGGGCTGAGGAGTCGTCGTCGGCGGTTTCGAGGAAATCGACTTGGACGGCCTTCACGGGCTTGCCGAAGAGTTTCGGATCGAAGGCGATTCGGGCCTGTGCGGGCTTGCCATCGGTCTCGAAGAGGCGAACGACCAAGGCGTCGTCGCCGTCGGCCTTCTTGATCGAGGAGAGGACGACGTTGTCCGGCTGGAGCTTGACGCCGTCGGTGGCGGCGGGGAAACGGCCGTCGTGGGCATCGGCTCCGACGGGCAGGAGCGGATGGTTGAACGCGGCGCCGATGCGTACGAGATCGGACGCGGCGAGCTTGCCGCCATGAGGCATGACGGCGAGTCGCATCTGATGCTCAGCGATTTCGGGCAGCGGATCGGGCTCGTAGGACGAGCGGATGAGGGTCAGCCGCAGCGTGGAGCCGTCGAGCGAGTGGCCGTGCTTGCAGTCGTTCAGGAGGGCACAGCCGGCGGCGGTCTTGCCGGATTTGCCGGCGGGGCTGCCGACCACGTCGGCCCAGCGGA
The Phycisphaerae bacterium DNA segment above includes these coding regions:
- a CDS encoding glutamine amidotransferase family protein; the encoded protein is MSREQFVRRPESYGKDISACGVIGLINHDGRRVDGSLITRAMRNMRDRGNGLGGGFAAYGIYPSMKDLYALHVMYDAKSDARDLETLLDGCLQIHQAEEIPIFETKKIGSHPYFKRYFVSPPANRPADDGDDDYMVSLVMQVNTQTQHAYIISSGKNMGVFKGVGFPEDLSEFFRLDEYEGYIWTAHNRFPTNTPGWWGGAHPFALLDWSIVHNGEISSYGTNRRYLEMFGYKCTLQTDTEVVAYLMDLLVRRHKLSFEQAAAVFAPPFWKDIDEMDEKERRIQTNLRMVYASAALNGPFAFLLAWSDGMIGLNDRVKLRPLLVGTRKNTTYMSSEEAAIREICPDLDRVWAPQAGRPIVRRLDDDPVRAIAE
- a CDS encoding NAD(P)/FAD-dependent oxidoreductase, coding for MRYVIVGNSFAGTFAIEAIRSIDRQGEIVLIGDEPERLYSRAMIHEYLAGVVDESKMFLRDRAFHSRLDVTALSGQRAEKLLPESHEIVVDGEKMVYNKLLLAVGGSPFVPPGIEGLDAFKDCVFGFTRMADAAGLSRRAQEARRVVVLGAGLIGMQAAEAFAHLGKQVTVVELANQVLPLATDDLAAEMLQTEMQEEGVQFRTGNSVTALLGENGVLRAVKLRSGEEIEAELFVIAVGVRPNVGWLRDSGLVIDRGIVVDEHLQTNLEDVYAAGDCAQGLELISGSRMVLATIPVASEQGLTAGYNMAGMEAEYRGGIPLNALQFGRLQMVSYGYVREKDGQEVVSLLDEDKRVYKKIVLEDGRITGTLFVRAIDRAGVFRRLIEDKVDVSAFTSKLLSDEFGAAALPEEIRREMFEKPQSRIAVRRPEPQEA
- a CDS encoding metallophosphoesterase family protein; its protein translation is MTDSARTIIGVISDTHGLLRPRALDALRGVEHVIHAGDVGSPDVLAELRRIAPVTAVRGNTDRGPWAANLRPHELIELAGLRIYPIHDLDHMALDPAELRLDVVIYGHSHRPAVQRKGSVLYFNPGSAGPKRFKLPITVGILRIASPDQPSAEIIHLPE
- a CDS encoding 4Fe-4S binding protein, with translation MPQYLVERDASRCIRCLVCVRQCPYEATFYDAQTNEVTNRHQNCVMCRRCEAMCPTNCIQIRQFGSGFRANEHWKEKHIRGIYKQADTGGVLLTGSGNDQYYNTYFDRMVIDASQVTNPSIDPLREPMELRTFIGRKPERYDPAKGGNGQAKEYPNIACDLPIIFAPMSFGSISYNLQHGLAIAAGKLGTYFNTGEGGLHPNFHQYSKRAIVQVASGRFGVSAEYLRSAAAAEIKIGQGAKPGIGGHLPGEKVTAEISRTRMIPEGSDAISPAPQHDIYSIEDLRLLIYAIKEATEYTIPVSVKIAAVHNVAAIASGIVRAGADIVVVDGFRGGTGAAPAIIRDHVGIPVEVALAAVDQRLRDEGIRHCASIIGAGGFRSSADIVKAIALGADAVYIGTAVLLSVGCTLCQQCHRGKCSWGITTNRADLLPRLPADVAAERVMNLLHAWSHEIKEMLGLMGLNSLESLRGNRLKLRAVGMTDEEARILGIKHAGEA
- a CDS encoding ferritin-like domain-containing protein, with translation MRFAFAVRKLDGQLNEAIEQIGQCQRLYQKDGIHEPALAASLQATRESLESLRRSLSGIVAANERKFDMIAYLTEALKMEHGTVSELQSCLRVMPESPVRETLHRMLLEEKQHEEALVKRIVDLGGEPRVDLEIPPRPTSLSIADLLDQHRQRELATQRHYELGLSRFEEPEFQWILGQLNIEEKEHLKKLDELLGHVVQKDETAALVPHELREITWVDPYMGEPGERPWIE
- a CDS encoding 4Fe-4S dicluster domain-containing protein; amino-acid sequence: MKVVYAITERCINCHLCEVACTTEHSRTKNPVSAYHVEGQRFNWRESAPYPDPAEARDAGRPAPKSRCRVLQDGYRVISTMCRHCEVPSCVLACKNGSLYKDATGRVCVDEEKCVGCWMCIMACPYGVITRNVDRQNVPQVENNGINHHCDLCPDRNEPACVRVCPTRALVYEER